The proteins below come from a single Perca flavescens isolate YP-PL-M2 chromosome 8, PFLA_1.0, whole genome shotgun sequence genomic window:
- the tnnt2d gene encoding troponin T2d, cardiac translates to MSDTEEVIEEEVQEEEAQEEVTDESKPKPKFMTNIAAPKIPDGEKVDFDDIHRKRQEKDLSELQSLIEAHFIQRKKEEEELITLVNRIEKRRAERAEQQRVRAEREKERQARLAEEKERREQEEQRKKYDDDAKKKKALSNMTAQYSAGQKSDNRKGAKKQTEREKKKKILADRRKALNVDHLNEEKLKEKANELWQWLMGLEAEKFDLGEKLKKQKYDINQLLARVQDHQSAKGRGKGKMGGRLR, encoded by the exons ATGTCTGACACAGAAGAAGTCATTGAGGAGGAAGTTCA GGAGGAAGAAG CGCAAGAGGAGGTGACAG ATGAATCAAAGCCCAAGCCAAA GTTCATGACAAATATTGCTGCCCCAAAGATCCCTGACGGtgaaaaagtggattttgat GACATCCACAGGAAGCGTCAGGAGAAGGATCTGTCTGAGCTGCAGTCTCTGATCGAGGCTCACTTCATCcagaggaagaaagaggaagaggagctcATCACCCTCGTTAACAGAATT GAGAAACGCCGTGCCGAGagagcagagcagcagagggtccgggcagagagagagaaggagaggcagGCCAGACTTGCG GAGGAAAAAGAGCGGAGGGAGCAAGAGGAGCAACGTAAGAAGTATGATGACGATGCCAAGAAGAAGAAGGCTCTGTCAAACATGACCGCGCAGTACAGTGCTGGACAAAAG AGTGATAACAGAAAAGGAGCCAAGAAACaaactgagagagagaagaagaagaagatcctGGCTGACCGCAGGAAGGCTTTAAACGTGGATCATCTGAACGAGGAAAAACTCAA GGAGAAGGCCAACGAGCTGTGGCAGTGGCTGATGGGTCTGGAGGCTGAGAAGTTTGATCTCGGTGAAAAACTCAAAAAGCAGAAATACGAT ATTAACCAGCTTCTTGCTCGAGTCCAGGACCACCAGAG TGCCAAAGGTCGCGGCAAGGGCAAGATGGGCGGCCGGCTGAGGTAA
- the LOC114559708 gene encoding non-muscle caldesmon: MDDDFDRRMELRRQRREQMRLDADKMGYTNDDEDEEAREQRRRAREERKKMKDSDESGTTDVIDTNSGTESSTTTGAEGADDDQALLERLAKREERRQRRMMEAMERQKEFDPTVSITNGTDSTLEEQSSNSSGRQRHTEEEEEKPAEEEVADNGTNSWRKEEEDKESVEGSRTSSTRNEEETEEKAAAKGEEVEQSNLEKKDAEEEAVPDADKEEEEKKRKEEEEQARQQKEMERKLRIEEEERQKREMEEKLKKEEEERQLKEREMEEKKKKEEEEKPKRFGFKEKNEPAKQNVGLFENKLKKTEKTSRDNVSSPKADDVERKEAERKLQELKRRRNDAESEDFEKLKQKQQDAEAELEELKRKREERRKVMEEEEKQKKQELEDKKAKEQEERKRMKEEIEKRRAEAAEKKKQKEEESPKPVFAISPKGSSKIGAKAEFLSKSAQKSTAARVSHTPIVSKIGNRMEQYTSAIQGNKDVKSPKSPMADIPTGGARNIKSMWEKGNVGSSSESPAPANKELAGIKGGIAGRVNSWMAKPPEAEKTAAPAAAPAAAPAAAPAAAPAAAAAAKPADVKPGDIGNKRGMWETKKSTAPGKVAVGVKSKFVTNAGVRP, encoded by the exons ATGGACGATGACTTTGACCGCCGCATGGAGctgaggaggcagaggagagagcagATGCGCCTCGACGCTGACAA GATGGGTTACACCAAcgatgatgaggatgaggaaGCTCGGGAGCAGAGGAGACGAgcgagggaggagaggaagaagatgaAGGACTCAGACGAGTCTGGAACCACTGATGTGATCGACACTAACAG TGGGACGGAGTCCTCCACCACGACCGGTGCTGAAGGTGCAGATGACGACCAGGCTCTGCTGGAGCGCCTGGCTAAGAGGGAGGAGCGCCGGCAGAGGAGAATGATGGAAGCAatggagagacagaaggagttTGACCCCACCGTTAGCATAACCAACGGCACAGACAGCACACTGGAAGAGCAGTCATCCAACAGCAGCGGCAGACAGCGACatacagaggaagaggaggagaaaccaGCTGAAGAGGAGGTGGCGGACAATGGTACCAACTCCTggagaaaagaggaagaggacaag GAATCTGTTGAGGGATCAAGAACCTCGAGCACAAGAAATGAG GAGGAGACTGAGGAGAAGGCTGCAGCTAAAGGTGAAGAGGTTGAGCAGTCCAATTTAGAAAAGAAAGATGCTGAAGAGGAAGCTGTTCCTGATGCTGAcaaggaggaagaagaaaagaaaaggaaagaggaagaggaacagGCAAGGCAGCAGAAAGAAATGGAAAGGAAGCTGAGGATAGAAGAGGAAGAAAGGCAAAAAAGGGAAATGGAGGAAAAGCtcaagaaagaggaagaagaaaggcagctaaaagag agagagatggaagagaagaagaaaaaagaggag GAGGAGAAGCCAAAGAGATTTGGCTTTAAGGAAAAG AATGAACCAGCCAAACAGAACGTAGGGCTCTTTGAGAATAAACTCAAGAAAACAGAGAAGACATCAAG ggaCAATGTTTCCTCCCCCAAGGCAGACGACGTGGAGCGAAAGGAGGCCGAGCGTAAGCTGCAGGAGCTGAAGCGTCGGCGGAACGATGCAGAAAGCGAGGATTTTGAGAAGTTGAAGCagaagcagcaggacgcagaGGCCGagctggaggagctgaagaggaagagagaggagaggaggaaggtcatggaggaggaggagaagcagaAGAAACAGGAGCTGGAGGACAAGAAAGCCAAAGAGCAG GAGGAAAGGAAGAGGATGAAGGAGGAGATAGAGAAGAGGAGGGCTGAGgctgcagagaagaagaaacagaaggAGGAAGAGTCTCCAAAGCCTGTCTTTGCTATCAGTCCCAAAGGCTCCTCAAAG ATCGGGGCGAAGGCAGAATTCTTGAGCAAATCAGCCCAGAAAAG CACCGCAGCCAGAGTGTCTCACACTCCAATTGTCTCCAAGATAGGCAACAGAATGGAGCAGTACACCTCTGCCATCCAG GGAAACAAAGACGTTAAATCCCCAAAGTCTCCGATGGCAGATATTCCTACAGGAGGCGCACGCAACATCAAGAGCATGTGGGAGAAAGGAAACGTCGGCAGCTCCTCTGAAAGTCCAGCTCCTGCCAACaag GAGTTGGCTGGTATCAAAGGAGGTATAGCCGGACGTGTCAACAGTTGGATGGCAAAGCCTCCAGAGGCGGAGAAGACAGCAGCCCCTGCAGCAGCCCCTGCAGCAGCCCCTGCAGCAGCCCCTGCAGCAgcccctgcagcagcagcagcagcaaagccAGCA GATGTGAAACCAGGCGATATCGGTAACAAGCGTGGCATGTGGGAAACCAAGAAGAGCACTGCACCTGGCAAG gtggCTGTTGGAGTCAAGAGCAAGTTTGTCACTAATG cAGGTGTGAGACCCTAA